In Actinoplanes sp. NBC_00393, a single genomic region encodes these proteins:
- a CDS encoding M23 family metallopeptidase — MRLLPRLSALTVIAVTLTGSAGVVAPAAEAAAAAAARAKYFFPVRATNVSIPKTHSGYPATDIFAACGKPVLATTSGVVLEVSRKDKYVDGAPAGPNNGGKFVSIQGDDGVRYYGSHLSKVTAGLKKGVRVKGGQVIGKVGRTGNASNVCHLHYGISPPCRKTGDWKVRRGVVWPAKYLTSWRKGGQKSPVAAVQAWQKKHRCKA, encoded by the coding sequence ATGCGATTGCTTCCCCGCTTGTCCGCATTGACGGTGATCGCCGTGACCCTGACCGGTAGCGCCGGCGTGGTCGCTCCCGCGGCCGAAGCCGCCGCTGCGGCGGCAGCAAGAGCCAAATACTTCTTTCCGGTACGCGCGACGAACGTCTCCATCCCGAAGACGCACTCCGGCTACCCGGCGACCGACATCTTCGCCGCCTGCGGCAAGCCGGTCCTCGCCACCACCAGCGGCGTCGTGCTGGAGGTCAGCCGCAAGGACAAGTACGTCGACGGCGCTCCGGCCGGGCCGAACAACGGCGGCAAGTTCGTCTCGATCCAGGGCGACGACGGTGTGCGCTACTACGGCTCACACCTGAGCAAGGTGACCGCCGGCCTGAAGAAGGGCGTCCGGGTGAAGGGCGGCCAGGTGATCGGCAAGGTCGGCCGGACCGGCAACGCCAGCAACGTCTGCCACCTGCACTACGGCATCTCGCCGCCGTGCCGGAAGACCGGCGACTGGAAGGTGCGGCGCGGCGTCGTCTGGCCCGCGAAGTACCTGACGTCGTGGCGCAAGGGCGGCCAGAAGAGCCCGGTCGCGGCCGTGCAGGCGTGGCAGAAGAAGCACCGCTGCAAGGCCTGA
- a CDS encoding PadR family transcriptional regulator: protein MPQDAEAGWVRAALELAVLVALTEGDQHGYAIGQRLAEAGLGTIRGGVLYPVLNRMEADAVVESTWQAGQGGPGRKVYAITEAGRERLAGQRASWSRFADTMGRFIEHTTGTA, encoded by the coding sequence ATGCCACAGGATGCCGAAGCCGGCTGGGTGCGCGCCGCGCTCGAGCTGGCCGTGCTGGTCGCTCTCACCGAGGGTGACCAGCACGGATATGCGATCGGCCAGCGCCTCGCCGAGGCGGGGCTCGGCACGATCCGCGGCGGAGTCCTCTATCCGGTCCTCAACCGGATGGAGGCGGACGCGGTGGTGGAGTCCACCTGGCAGGCGGGCCAGGGCGGTCCCGGCCGCAAGGTCTACGCGATCACCGAGGCCGGCCGGGAGCGGCTGGCCGGGCAACGGGCGTCCTGGAGCCGCTTCGCGGACACCATGGGCCGCTTCATCGAGCACACAACGGGGACAGCATGA
- a CDS encoding VOC family protein: protein MGDTQTDLAALEAARHRIRDAYLRPVGDRPSSTARGLHHTALISSDVEQTVRFYQDLLGFPLTELIENRDYPGSSHFFFDIGNGNLLAFFDLPGLDLGPYAEVLGGLHHMAISVDPARWDELVTRLSEAGVEHTVHSGVSVYFQDPDGARIELIADPLGEMYGTKVL, encoded by the coding sequence ATGGGTGACACTCAGACCGATCTCGCCGCCCTCGAGGCCGCACGACACCGCATCCGTGACGCCTACCTGCGACCGGTCGGCGACCGGCCGTCCAGCACCGCCCGCGGCCTGCACCACACGGCTCTGATCAGCAGTGACGTCGAGCAGACCGTCCGGTTCTACCAGGATCTGCTGGGCTTCCCGCTGACCGAGCTGATCGAGAACCGGGACTACCCCGGCTCGTCCCACTTCTTCTTCGACATCGGCAACGGCAACCTGCTCGCCTTCTTCGACCTGCCCGGCCTGGACCTGGGTCCGTACGCGGAGGTGCTCGGCGGGCTGCACCACATGGCCATCTCGGTGGACCCGGCGCGCTGGGACGAACTCGTCACCCGGCTCAGTGAGGCGGGCGTCGAGCACACCGTCCACAGCGGCGTGTCGGTCTATTTCCAGGACCCGGACGGCGCCCGGATCGAACTGATCGCCGACCCGCTCGGCGAGATGTACGGCACCAAGGTCCTATGA
- a CDS encoding GH36-type glycosyl hydrolase domain-containing protein, with product MRYGHFDDDQREYVIERPDTPLPWINYLGTDAYFGIVSNTGGGYSFYRDARLRRLTRYRYNNAPLDVGGRYVYVRDDATGDYWSPSWQPTPERELDDYECRHGMSYTKIASSRGGIRAETLYFAPLGETLEVWRVRVTNDRDTPAELSLFSSIEFCLWDAQDDATNYQRNYSTGQVEVVDGVIYHKTEYRERRDHFAYFACSEPLAGFDTQREAFLGAYRGWDRPAAVERGSAGDSIAHGWQPIGSHHVRLALAPGETREVVFLLGYAENPRDDKFDPPGSQTLNKTRVRPVIDRWLRPETVEQGYAELRAYWDSLLGGLQVRTPDGDTDRMVNVWNAYQNMVTFNMSRSASGYESGIGRGMGFRDSNQDLLGFVHMVPERARQRILDIAATQKETGGAYHQYQPLTKRGNNDIGEGFNDDPLWLILGVAAYLKETGDLSLLDERVPFDNEPGSEVPLYEHLRRSLRYTLERLGPHGLPLIGRADWNDCLNLNCFSDTPGEPFQTTGNVTGGVAESVFIAGQFVLAAKELAGIAQLLERDGEEVFYRAAAEKMAGSIAEHGWDGAWFRRAYDYYGNVIGSGENDEGQIFIEPQGMCILGGVGIDDGLAQKALNSVADRLATPHGIVLQQPAYSSYRIELGEISTYPPGYKENGGIFCHTNPWIMIAEAIVGNGDRAFDYYRRINPSAREQISEVHRCEPYVYAQMIAGKDAPTHGEAKNSWLSGTAAWNFVAITQWILGVRPDFDGLRIDPVLPAGWPSFEVTRSFRGATYEISVRRSAGATDRVTELSVDGVPVPGNLVPPAAPGAVVRVEAVIG from the coding sequence TTGCGCTACGGGCACTTCGACGACGATCAGCGCGAGTACGTGATCGAGCGGCCGGACACACCCCTGCCGTGGATCAACTACCTCGGCACCGACGCCTATTTCGGCATCGTCTCCAACACCGGGGGTGGGTACTCGTTCTACCGTGACGCCCGGCTGCGCCGGCTGACCCGGTATCGCTACAACAACGCCCCGCTCGACGTCGGCGGGCGGTACGTCTACGTTCGCGACGACGCCACCGGCGACTACTGGTCGCCGTCCTGGCAACCGACGCCGGAGCGCGAGCTCGACGACTACGAGTGCCGCCACGGCATGTCCTACACGAAGATCGCGTCGTCGCGGGGCGGCATCCGCGCCGAGACGCTGTATTTCGCGCCTCTCGGCGAGACCCTCGAAGTCTGGCGGGTCCGGGTCACCAACGACCGGGACACCCCGGCCGAGCTGTCGCTCTTCTCCTCGATCGAGTTCTGTCTCTGGGACGCGCAGGACGACGCCACCAACTACCAGCGGAATTACTCCACCGGTCAGGTCGAGGTCGTCGACGGCGTCATCTACCACAAGACCGAGTACCGGGAACGTCGCGACCACTTCGCGTACTTCGCCTGCTCCGAGCCGCTCGCCGGGTTCGACACGCAGCGCGAGGCGTTCCTCGGGGCGTACCGCGGGTGGGACCGGCCGGCCGCCGTCGAGCGGGGTTCCGCCGGCGACTCGATCGCGCACGGCTGGCAGCCGATCGGCAGCCACCACGTCCGGCTCGCGCTCGCCCCCGGCGAGACCCGCGAGGTCGTCTTCCTGCTGGGGTACGCGGAGAATCCGCGCGACGACAAGTTCGACCCGCCCGGCTCGCAGACCCTGAACAAGACCCGCGTGCGGCCGGTCATCGACCGCTGGCTGCGGCCCGAGACCGTGGAGCAGGGGTACGCGGAACTGCGCGCCTACTGGGACTCGTTGCTCGGCGGCCTGCAGGTCCGTACGCCGGACGGCGACACCGACCGCATGGTCAACGTGTGGAACGCGTACCAGAACATGGTCACCTTCAACATGAGCCGGTCCGCCTCCGGGTACGAGTCCGGTATCGGCCGCGGCATGGGTTTCCGCGACTCCAACCAGGATCTGCTCGGCTTCGTGCACATGGTCCCGGAGCGCGCCCGGCAGCGGATCCTGGACATCGCCGCCACCCAGAAGGAGACCGGCGGGGCGTACCACCAGTACCAGCCGCTGACCAAGCGCGGGAACAACGACATCGGCGAGGGCTTCAACGACGACCCGCTGTGGCTGATCCTCGGCGTCGCGGCGTACCTGAAGGAGACCGGCGACCTGTCGCTGCTCGACGAGCGGGTGCCGTTCGACAACGAGCCCGGCAGCGAGGTGCCGCTCTACGAGCACCTGCGCCGCTCGCTGCGCTACACCCTGGAGCGGCTCGGCCCGCACGGGCTGCCGCTGATCGGCCGGGCCGACTGGAACGACTGCCTCAACCTGAACTGCTTCTCCGACACCCCGGGCGAACCGTTCCAGACCACCGGGAACGTCACCGGCGGCGTGGCCGAGTCGGTGTTCATCGCCGGACAGTTCGTCCTCGCGGCCAAGGAGCTCGCCGGCATCGCCCAGCTGCTCGAACGCGACGGCGAGGAGGTCTTCTACCGGGCCGCCGCGGAGAAGATGGCCGGCAGCATCGCCGAGCACGGCTGGGACGGCGCGTGGTTCCGCCGGGCGTACGACTACTACGGCAACGTGATCGGCTCCGGGGAGAACGACGAGGGGCAGATCTTCATCGAGCCGCAGGGGATGTGCATCCTCGGCGGCGTCGGCATCGACGACGGCCTGGCCCAGAAGGCGCTGAACAGCGTCGCGGACCGGCTGGCCACCCCGCACGGCATCGTGCTCCAGCAGCCGGCGTACTCCAGCTACCGCATCGAGCTGGGGGAGATCTCCACGTACCCGCCGGGTTACAAGGAGAACGGCGGCATCTTCTGCCACACCAACCCGTGGATCATGATCGCCGAGGCGATCGTGGGCAACGGCGACCGCGCCTTCGACTACTACCGGCGGATCAACCCGTCCGCCCGGGAGCAGATCAGCGAGGTGCACCGCTGCGAGCCGTACGTCTACGCCCAGATGATCGCCGGAAAGGACGCGCCGACCCACGGCGAGGCCAAGAACTCCTGGCTGTCCGGCACCGCCGCGTGGAACTTCGTGGCGATCACCCAGTGGATCCTCGGCGTCCGCCCCGACTTTGACGGCCTGCGCATCGACCCGGTGTTGCCGGCCGGCTGGCCGTCCTTCGAGGTCACCCGCTCCTTCCGGGGCGCCACCTACGAGATCAGTGTGCGCCGGTCGGCGGGCGCCACCGACCGGGTCACCGAGCTCTCGGTGGACGGCGTGCCGGTGCCCGGCAACCTGGTTCCGCCCGCGGCGCCCGGAGCCGTGGTCCGGGTCGAGGCGGTCATCGGGTGA